Sequence from the Bacillus thuringiensis genome:
TTCTACTCCCTTCGACAGTTCACTTCCATTTCCCTTCCAAAAACCTCTTGTTCTCTTACATTTCAACAGGAATCTCAGCACAAACATCGTATATGTACTATAAAATATATTTATTGACGGAGGAACCTATGAGTACAATTATGACAGTCCATACAGCACAAGAAATTGAAAACGCAGAAATACATATGCTTTCTTCTAGATTAGCGCTACTGCAAGCGATAAGCGGAAATCCAATGCAAGTACAAATGAAAAAGTTCGGGAGTGCCACTGCCTTTTCATCCAAAGTAATTGCTGGTCCTGCTTTTAACACAGTAAAAGGCGTTACCTTTACAAATACAGATGAGATAGATGCGATTATCTCTTATTATCACTCACTACAAATCCCTTGCCGTTTTGAAATTACACCAGCGCAAGGTACAGCTGAACTATTTCAATACTTATCTCAAAAAGGATTTTACCAATCTAGCTTCCATACTGCTTTATATAGTAAACCAAAAGAAGGTCCATCTCTTCTTCCTTCTAACATTTCAGTACGCAAACTAAAAGAAAATGAGTTTGATATTTTTGCAGATATATATGTACGTGGTTTTAACATGCCATCCTTTACAAAAGATGGCGTGCGCCAAAATAACGAAATTCTTTATAATAAACCAGGATGGCATTTTTTCATAGCTGAAATTCAAAACACTCCTGCTAGTATAGGAGTTCTCTATATAAATAATGGTGTTGCTTCATTAG
This genomic interval carries:
- a CDS encoding GNAT family N-acetyltransferase, coding for MSTIMTVHTAQEIENAEIHMLSSRLALLQAISGNPMQVQMKKFGSATAFSSKVIAGPAFNTVKGVTFTNTDEIDAIISYYHSLQIPCRFEITPAQGTAELFQYLSQKGFYQSSFHTALYSKPKEGPSLLPSNISVRKLKENEFDIFADIYVRGFNMPSFTKDGVRQNNEILYNKPGWHFFIAEIQNTPASIGVLYINNGVASLAASATLPEFQRKGCHTALIQKRIETAIESNCHLIVGQARFGSSSQNNMERAHMKIAYTKSIWTAKDM